A stretch of the Actinomycetota bacterium genome encodes the following:
- a CDS encoding response regulator, with the protein MDATRQAPPASHSVLVVDDEPQVVWVLQFSLEAEGYETFSARDGRAAMSAIAENHPHLLVLDIMMPTMDGWSVLEELRQLPEDQRPRVVVVSALASLRDRAKAAELGADAFVPKPFNVDDLIGVLHELERAS; encoded by the coding sequence ATGGACGCGACCCGGCAGGCTCCTCCCGCCTCCCACAGCGTGCTCGTCGTCGACGACGAGCCCCAAGTGGTGTGGGTGCTGCAGTTCTCCCTCGAGGCCGAGGGCTACGAGACGTTCTCGGCCCGGGACGGACGCGCGGCGATGAGCGCGATCGCGGAGAACCACCCGCACCTGCTCGTGCTCGACATCATGATGCCGACGATGGACGGCTGGAGCGTGCTCGAGGAGCTCCGACAGCTTCCCGAGGATCAGCGTCCGCGGGTCGTCGTCGTCTCCGCCCTCGCGAGCCTCCGCGATCGCGCGAAGGCTGCGGAGCTCGGAGCGGACGCCTTCGTGCCGAAGCCTTTCAACGTCGACGATCTGATCGGCGTGCTGCACGAGCTCGAACGAGCCAGCTGA
- the purM gene encoding phosphoribosylformylglycinamidine cyclo-ligase yields MSDAYARAGVDLDAGAKAVALIGDLARAARRPEMREDLKGFAGLMDLGDGRLLAAGTDGVGTKLEIARQAGRLGTVGIDLVAMCADDVVCTGAEPLLFLDYLAVGAVDPERVAAIVAGVAEGCRRANCALLGGETAEHPGTMEPNAFDLAGFCVGIVREDELLGAHRVREGDALVGLASSGLHSNGYSLVRRAMLESGTFLLDETPEGLDRPLVDELLEPTTIYAPLVLDLAHGGLLRAAAHVTGGGIEENLPRVFPDGLGAQVDETAWSPPPIFDLVRRAAEASADDMRATFNMGVGMILVVAPEDADRVAGLARAKGVPASTIGRVVPGSGARYT; encoded by the coding sequence ATGAGCGACGCGTACGCGCGGGCCGGGGTGGATCTCGACGCGGGGGCGAAGGCCGTCGCGTTGATCGGAGACCTCGCCCGTGCCGCACGCCGGCCGGAGATGCGCGAGGACCTGAAGGGGTTCGCGGGGCTGATGGACCTCGGCGACGGACGCTTGCTCGCCGCCGGTACCGACGGCGTCGGGACGAAGCTCGAGATCGCCCGGCAGGCCGGACGGCTCGGCACGGTCGGCATCGACCTCGTGGCGATGTGCGCGGACGACGTCGTGTGCACCGGGGCGGAGCCGTTGCTGTTCCTGGACTACCTCGCGGTCGGGGCGGTCGATCCCGAACGCGTCGCGGCGATCGTGGCCGGCGTCGCGGAGGGCTGTCGCCGCGCCAACTGCGCGCTGCTCGGGGGCGAGACCGCGGAGCATCCCGGAACGATGGAACCCAACGCGTTCGACCTCGCGGGCTTCTGCGTCGGGATCGTCCGGGAGGACGAGCTCCTCGGGGCGCACCGGGTCCGGGAGGGTGACGCGCTGGTCGGCCTGGCCTCGAGCGGACTGCACTCCAATGGTTACTCGTTGGTCCGCCGCGCGATGCTCGAGTCGGGAACGTTCCTGCTCGACGAGACTCCCGAGGGGCTCGATCGTCCGCTGGTCGACGAGCTCCTCGAGCCCACGACGATCTACGCTCCGCTGGTGCTCGACCTGGCGCATGGGGGACTGCTCCGCGCGGCGGCGCACGTCACCGGGGGAGGCATCGAAGAGAACCTGCCGCGGGTGTTTCCCGACGGGCTCGGTGCCCAGGTCGACGAGACGGCGTGGTCGCCGCCGCCGATCTTCGATCTCGTCCGTCGCGCCGCCGAGGCGTCGGCCGACGACATGCGAGCCACCTTCAACATGGGTGTCGGCATGATCCTCGTGGTCGCGCCCGAGGACGCCGATCGTGTCGCCGGCCTCGCGCGCGCGAAGGGGGTACCGGCGTCCACGATCGGCCGGGTCGTGCCCGGCTCCGGCGCGCGGTACACGTAG
- a CDS encoding hotdog domain-containing protein, with protein sequence MSERELPTALIRLRLGQEDAHYGGNLVAGATQLQLIGDLITELAIKFDGDEGLFRAYDSVEFLAPLYAGDFIEAKGRIVKVGTTSRTCAFEVWKVAQARTDISESAAEMLAEPVLTCRATGTTVVPTDHQRYGH encoded by the coding sequence CCGGCTTCGCCTCGGCCAGGAGGACGCTCACTACGGTGGCAATCTCGTCGCCGGCGCGACGCAGCTGCAGCTGATCGGCGATCTGATCACCGAGCTGGCGATCAAGTTCGACGGCGACGAGGGACTGTTCCGCGCCTACGACTCGGTCGAGTTCCTGGCGCCGTTGTACGCGGGGGACTTCATCGAGGCGAAGGGCCGCATCGTGAAGGTCGGCACGACGAGCCGCACGTGCGCGTTCGAGGTGTGGAAGGTGGCACAGGCGCGCACCGACATCTCCGAGTCCGCCGCCGAGATGCTCGCGGAGCCCGTGCTCACATGCAGAGCGACCGGCACCACGGTCGTTCCCACCGACCACCAGCGCTACGGGCACTGA